In Nocardioides sp. JQ2195, a genomic segment contains:
- a CDS encoding heavy-metal-associated domain-containing protein, translating to MSENAYTVGGMTCGHCVTSVTEEVAGISGVHGVTVDLESGALTFTSARPVARDVVDAAVREAGYQLT from the coding sequence ATGAGCGAGAACGCCTACACCGTCGGCGGAATGACCTGCGGTCACTGCGTCACCTCCGTCACGGAGGAGGTCGCTGGGATCAGCGGCGTCCACGGGGTCACGGTCGACCTGGAGTCCGGCGCGCTGACCTTCACTTCCGCCCGACCGGTTGCGCGCGACGTGGTCGACGCCGCGGTGCGCGAGGCCGGCTACCAGCTCACATGA